Proteins from a single region of Apis mellifera strain DH4 linkage group LG7, Amel_HAv3.1, whole genome shotgun sequence:
- the LOC100576932 gene encoding uncharacterized protein LOC100576932: MTTKGVCNTRCQAFHTEMIKKEENTRINWFLKNQQKLLDRLEKVKVELPPKYEPEKKPSIGIIHLKPLPNWRPLEPDDSINMNIMKPIDPQTRAMLFEDAPSFITNENYTYKRLKDLPESRYYYPECTNWIYGWHLSDYPSIPRSKVSHTFVMMREFYNPKISSLHKDPEWYRPSRRVTFVCDEIN; this comes from the exons atgacGACCAAAGGAGTTTGTAATACACGTTGTCAAGCATTTCATactgaaatgataaaaaaagaggaaaacacACGTATTAActggtttttgaaaaatcaacagAAATTATTGGATCGtttagaaaaagtaaaagttgAATTGCCGCCGAAATATGAACCAGAGAAAAAACCAAGCATAGGCATT atacatTTGAAACCCTTACCAAATTGGAGACCTCTCGAACCTGATGATTCTATCAATATGAACATAATGAAACCAATTGATCCACAAACAAGAGCCATGTTATTTGAAGACGCTCCAAGCTTTATCaccaatgaaaattatacttataaaag attaaaagatCTTCCAGAAAGTCGTTATTACTATCCGGAATGTACAAATTGGATATATGGATGGCATCTATCAGATTATCCATCAATTCCACGAAGTAAAGTTTCACACACATTTGTTATGATGCgtgaattttataatccaAAAATATCAAGTCTTCATAAAGATCCAGAATGGTATCGTCCTTCAAGAAGAGTAACATTTGTAtgcgatgaaataaattaa
- the LOC726343 gene encoding uncharacterized protein LOC726343, whose translation MHQTSVKCNVKLCSNNDVPPSSVIRTCLGPSLAQVFFDYTHHDTLKLLDVLITSKTSKPCFSIPEDQMTKNDVPPTDHQIIKAFVHQNILEIGEALLENLKKEVEENLKDKIERQSREKFYLYQAKKRREADLQTQQLHEKYQNFLESVRVNLQKQLEKEWLKAAEECAKNTQKAIIQERMNITQEMIRKMRVEITHITQSLYNDFEKLFCAKRDTIIADFNQIMRERQIKFKNEIRELKEKANRDMYIQKRQFEMQSVTDIIYVLCLERVRSNKEKHAIHRYFEERIDEFYELIIHLRDIINIMKEEIINCHTNKKSLEEKLYNVTKHFQKFINFIFHALPGQADYLLPPELQELINLDIDEEDKKIE comes from the exons atgc atcAAACAAGTGtaaaatgtaatgtaaaattatgttcGAACAATGATGTTCCGCCTTCATCAGTAATTCGTACTTGCCTTGGTCCATCCTTGGCACAAGTATTTTTTGACTATACTCATCatgatacattaaaattattagatgtaCTAATAACATCAAAAACATCAAAACCATGCTTTTCAATTCCCGAGGATCAAATGACCAAAAATGATGTACCACCAACAGATCATCAAATCATAAAAGCATTTGtacatcaaaatatattag agatAGGTGAAGCTctcttagaaaatttaaaaaaggaagttgaagaaaatttaaaggatAAAATAGAAAGGCAATCGCGAgagaagttttatttatatcaagcaAAAAAAAGGCGAGAAGCCGATCTGCAAACGCAACAATTGCATGAAAAATACCAGAATTTCCTTGAATCTGTTCGAGTCAATTTACAAAAACAGCttgaa aaagAATGGTTGAAAGCAGCCGAAGAATGTGCCAAGAATACTCAAAAAGCAATTATACAAGAACGGATGAATATAACACAAGAAATGATACGAAAGATGCGCGTAGAAATCACTCATATTACacaatcattatataatgattttgaaaaattattttgtgctAAAAGGGATACTATAATCGCTGATTTCAATCAAATCATGAG gGAGaggcaaattaaatttaaaaacgaaatacgagaattaaaagaaaaggcgAATAGAGATATGTATATTCAAAAACGTCAATTTGAAATGCAAAGTGTCacagatataatttatgttcttTGTTTAGAGCGAGTACgaagtaataaagaaaaacatgCCATACATAGATACTTCgag GAAAgaattgatgaattttatgaattaataatccatttgagagatataattaatattatgaaagaagaaattattaattgtcatACAAATAAGAAATCGTTAGAGGAAAAACTCTATAATGTTactaaacattttcaaaaattcattaattttatttttcatgctCTACCAGGGCAAGCAGATTATTTATTACCACCAGAGTTACaagagttaattaatttagatatagatgaagaagataaaaagatagaatag
- the LOC551613 gene encoding ATP-dependent RNA helicase SUV3 homolog, mitochondrial: MISIMCIVTEQLKARNNFIVSSLLRQLCSKTNFRKKTYLKKTQNNLKIKESVSSLFKPVPVKEDSNDANVGAELTGVLNKRKIVQILCDFATKEVIKELSIKYGLDELIFASAMGNFRKYCIESNNLPADLHIVLSDIINDARNILDLYPYFLDYVKKMYPHIECIDELKKISDLRNPSKWYPIARSKKRKIIFHVGPTNSGKTYQALQRFISAKSGVYCGPLKLLATEVFNKCNFMGTPCDLITGEEHKYAKDVTCPANHISCTVEMANLQNVYDVAVIDEIQLICDPLRGWAWTRALLGLPANEIHLCGESAAIPIIQSICLTTSESVEIKEYKRLTPLEIENSALYSLKNIQAGDCIVCFSRNEIFTVSNAIEKMGHEVAVIYGSLPPGTKLAQATRFNDPNDPCKILVATNAIGMGLNLHIRRIIFYSLIQPTINKKGEIDISTISVSTALQIAGRAGRYGTQWSKGFVTTYKPEDLSLLKKLLEQTPEDIHQGGLHPTPDQIELYSYYLPKAALSNLINIFIALCELDDSLYFICNLDDFKFLADMIQHIPLPLSTRYLFCCAPVNRKIPLTCTMFLKYARECSKNEPITILWLSNQIQWPPAIPRSLTELLRLEGIYDILDLYLWLSYRISNLFPDGDLVRKLQYDLDKIIEKGIKKITGLFQKSKTGAQNNWEQQSPENMQILNDKCSKGKLSNTLISRGLLTPKMLEQLRIEWSMENSKNKIKYKKNK; encoded by the exons ATGATATCAATTATGTGTATTGTTACAGAACAATTAAAAgcacgaaataattttattgtgtcTTCACTTTTAAG ACAATTGTGTTCTAAGACTAACTTTAGAAAAAagacttatttaaaaaaaacacaaaataatttaaaaattaaggaatCTGTAAGTTCTTTATTTAAACCAGTTCCTGTAAAAGAAGATTCAAATGATGCAAATGTTGGTGCTGAATTAACTGgtgttttaaataaacgtaaaattgtacaaattttatgCGATTTTGCAACCAAGGaagtaattaaagaattaagtataaaatatggattagatg AGTTAATTTTTGCCTCAGCTAtgggaaattttcgaaaatattgtatagaaTCCAATAATTTACCTGCAGATCTTCATATTGTTTTAagtgatattataaatgatgcaagaaatattttagatttatatccttattttttggattatgttaaaaaaatgtatccaCATATTGAATGTATagatgaattgaaaaaaatcagtGATTTACGAAATCCATCTAAATG gTATCCTATAGCACGatctaaaaagagaaaaattatatttcatgttgGACCTACAAATAGTGGTAAAACCTATCAAGCCTTACAAAGGTTTATTTCAGCAAAAAGTGGTGTTTATTGTGgaccattaaaattattagctactgaagtttttaataaatgtaattttatg ggTACACCTTGTGATTTAATAACAGGAGAAGAACATAAATATGCAAAAGATGTAACATGTCCTGCTAATCATATTTCATGTACTGTAGAAATGGcaaatttacaaaatgttt atgacGTAGCAGtaattgatgaaattcaattaatatgtgATCCACTTAGAGGTTGGGCATGGACAAGAGCTCTTCTTGGTTTACCAGCaaatgaaatacatttatGTGGTGAATCTGCTGCTATACCCATA ATACAATCAATATGTTTAACAACAAGTGAATCAGTagaaataaaggaatataaaCGATTGACTCCgcttgaaatagaaaattcagcactttattctttaaaaaatattcaagcaGGAGATTGTATTGTTTGTTTTAGTAGAAACGAAATATTCACTGTTTCAAATGCTATTGAAAAAATGGGACATGAAGTAGCTGTAATATATGGTAGTTTACCACCAGGCACAAAACTAGCGCAAGCTACAAGATTTAATGATCCTAATGATCcttgtaaaatattagtaGCTACTAATGCAATAGGAATGGGTCTTAATTt acatATTcgcagaattatattttatagtcttATTCAACCAACtataaataagaaaggagAAATAGATATTAGTACAATATCAGTATCAACTGCATTACAAATAGCAGGTCGTGCTGGACGTTATGGAACACAATGGtctaaa GGATTTGTAACGACTTACAAACCTGAAGATttgtctttattaaaaaaattattagagcaAACCCCGGAAGATATTCATCAAGGTGGACTTCATCCAACTCCAGatcaaatagaattatattcttattatttaccaAAAGCAGCATTATCAAATCTCatt aatatttttattgcattgtGTGAACTTGatgattctttatattttatatgtaatttagatgattttaaatttcttgctGATATGATACAACATATACCTTTGCCTCTTTCTAcgcgatatttattttgttgtgCACCAGTTAACAGAAAAATACCTTTAACGTGCACTATGTTTTTAaag tacgCTCGAGAATGTAGTAAAAATGAACCAATAACTATTTTATGGTTATCCAACCAAATTCAATGGCCTCCAGCAATACCAAGAAGTCTTACCGAGCTTTTACGTTTAGAAGGTATATATGATATCCTAGATCTTTATCTTTGGTTAag TTACCggatatcaaatttatttcctgATGGAGATTTAGTTAGGAAATTGCAATATGATTTAGACAAAATTATTGAGaagggaattaaaaaaataacaggaTTATTTCAAAAGTCGAAAACAG gtGCTCAAAATAATTGGGAACAACAGTCACctgaaaatatgcaaatactaAATG ataagtgctcaaaaggaaaattaagtAATACGTTAATATCTCGAGGTCTTTTAACGCCAAAAATGTTAGAACAATTAAGAATAGAATGGTCTAtg gagaattcaaaaaataaaattaaatataaaaaaaacaaataa
- the LOC100576812 gene encoding uncharacterized protein LOC100576812, whose translation MTRKCVLCKETNYRNTYSFFSAPKDPETRKKWQNAIAIENYAVTDDTYVCSKHFHKDDIITHWVSGVPPHVVTIKYKKCRLRPGAVPERNYHSEDVQENYDDSQSTIDKFDKVNTIEEKKTDFLIPRTEEELQINNDENQFSCDFNDYIHNSKRNSLNKVELIENSPNVNNASYNGSKIKESLKQNKTTNLMENCIISETNLMESANFEDKRKNQSQISKGDSYFKIQKKSSESSSKNYISEEHEIIEWKHKTVKKDMSSKEKSPDNFKTENVYKMYIENQIVHNLNYNQLDEHYSMCNEIDENEMLFEDLLEICTEILLPRGWSCLVTSKGHTTTIVYLYMGMTKSGMPFTEKQVFIKSDMMLHCVVINKEIDPLIHNLIREGKHLKVQNLSDIEELIDEFDRRTVCQGIYNFGRLQDINRIIVAYKDGIKWRHILCPLIVNNDSSRCTRCISLSRTLQHKSKNLVFPHNSSIFKNQHQKIHSVRHKYKHTRKQDHGYEFIKVFKQ comes from the exons ATGACGCGCAAGTGTGTACTGTGTAAAGAAACCAATTATAGAAACACTTATAGCTTTTTCTCAGCACCAAAAGATCCTGAAACCCgtaaaaaatggcaaaatgCCATAGCCATTGAAAATTATGCTGTTACTGATGATACATATGTTTGTAGTAAACATTTTCACAAAGATGATATCATCACGCATTGGGTTAGTGGTGTACCTCCACATGTTGTAACT attaaatataagaaatgcaGATTAAGACCAGGAGCTGTACCAGAAAGGAATTATCATTCTGAAGATGttcaagaaaattatgatGATTCTCAGAGtactattgataaatttgataaagtaaatacaatagaagaaaaaaaaacagattttCTTATACCTAGAACTGAAgaagaattacaaataaataatgatgagaatcaattttcttgtgattttaatgattatatccataattctaaaagaaattCCTTAAATAAAGTGGAATTGATAGAAaatagtccaaatgtaaataatGCATCTTACAATGgatctaaaattaaagaatctttgaaacaaaataaaacaacaaatttaatggaaaactGTATCATTTCTGAAACAAATTTGATGGAAAGTGcaaattttgaagataaaagaaaaaaccaaAGTCAAATATCTAAAGGAGATTCCTATTTCAAGATACAGAAAAAAAGTTCAGAGTCTTCctccaaaaattatatttctgaagAACATGAAATAATAGAATGGAAACACAAAACAGTGAAAAAAGATATGTCatctaaagaaaaatcacCAGACAATTTTAAAACTGAGAATGTATATAAGATGTATATAGAAAATCAAATAGtacacaatttaaattataatcaattagatGAACATTATTCTATGTGTaatgaaattgatgaaaatgaaatgttatttGAAGATTTACTTGAAATATGtactgaaatattattaccaCGTGGATGGTCATGTTTAGTAACTTCAAAAGGTCATACAACAacaatagtatatttatatatgggaATGACAAAAAGTGGTATGCCTTTCACAGAAAAGCAAGTATTTATAAAGAGTGATATGATGTTGCATTgtgttgttataaataaagaaattgatccACTTATTCATAATCTTATAAGAGAAGGAAAACATTTAAAAGTACAGAATTTGTCAGATATAGAAGAACTTATTGACGAATTTGATCGAAGAACTGTTTGTCaag gtATATACAATTTCGGAAGATTACAAGATATTAATCGTATCATAGTTGCTTATAAAGATGGTATAAAATGGAGACACATTTTATGTCCATTAATAGTGAATAACGATTCATCAAGATGCACAAGATGCATTTCATTATCTCGTACATTACAgcataaatcgaaaaatcttGTATTTCCTCacaattcttcaatatttaaaaatcagcaTCAGAAAATACACTCAGTACGTCATAAATATAAGCATACAAGGAAACAAGATCAtggatatgaatttataaaagtattcaaacaataa